AAGCACAGACAAGTttgtgcgtacacacacacacacacacacacacacacacacacacactattgtCAATGCCTCAAAGCTAGATTATATCAGACATTCTTCAGGAAGTGATAAGTTACAGAGGGAAAACAGTTACTCCGGTTCATTGGAAATATGCAGAAAAATAATCTATGGCTGATAATTTTTTTATTGAAAGAACTGAAAAGTTTACATTTAGGCCACACGGCCGTGGCCGGCTTCAGAGAAGCTGCTatgcttttaaaaaaagaaaaaaagtcacaGCTGGACAGGGAAAAAAGTCACAGCCATACCCGGGCCCCTTTTATGGTGGAAATCACCTGGGGGCTAACCAGTCACCTGATGAAAAAAATGATGGAGCAAAATCTCCGAGCCGATCCTGTTCGATGACTCTGCCAGAGTTCATTTAGCTTGGGGCACATACCAGATACTTGCAGTCTCTGATCCAGCCTCCGGAAACTGGTCAGCGGAGACAAACGGTCCAGTTCCGGACAATTTCGTTACTGCTCAGATGTATGGAATGCGTGCAAATGAGAACATAGTTGCCTCCTTCCAACCACTAAGGGCAGGGCTGAATTCTGGGCACGTGGAATCCTGCAAGTTGAAGAACGTTCGTTTCCCTCGAGAAGCAGCCAAATACTTCTCTATGGCAAGAAGAGTGGAATTTTAGAAGCACCTGTCCCAGGGCAAAACTGTGGGCcaagagacaccccccccccccccaccaccacaaaaGCCTCATCCCCAGAGGATGAGCCgggattgggggagggggaatccAGGATGGGAACCTGGGAATTCCCAAGCCCACGGGGCTGTGCACCCCTGAGCCATCCTCAAAGGAAGGGTCGGCCTTTGACAGCCCAGATGTGACTGCGTTGGCTGGTTTTAACAAGTTTGGCGCCACCATTAAAACTTCAggaatttcctctccttccaagtgGATGTTGATTCCTGACTTCTTAAAAGTGGCACAGACTTCGTCCAGCAGTTACCTAAGACTGGCCCCggagtggggaagagatgggggagagaaagagagagagaaaaagagagagggaaaatagagaaggagaaggagggaaaatagagaaggagagaaaagagataaagagaaagggagagagaaagagaaagaggaagagagagagaaaagggagagagaaagaaagggaaagagaaagaaaaagaaagggaaagggagagaaagagatgaaaagagggaaagagaaaaagagaaagggaaagagaaagggagggagaaagagataaaaaagagaaaaagagctaCAAAGAAGAGCtacaaagagagaaaaagagaaagggaaagatagagagaatgaaagagaaagggaacaagagagataaaaagagaaatagaaagagagagatgaagagagagagaaacagatagaaagggaaagagaaagatatagagagagaaaaaggagagaaagagaaaggtaagagagaaagataaaaagagaaagagaaagaggagagagaaataaagggagagagataaaaacagaaagaggcagagaacagagagagaaaaagagagagagataaaaagagaGCGAATGAGAAAGAGCATAAAGGGGTTCGGACTGGTAGATCcaagtttttgtgtgtgtgcgtttgtgttttTTCCAACAGAGCAGTCCTGAGGACCACCCTGGAAGGCagggggtgtggatggagaggggatcccccccgcctccccctcaagCCCCAGCCCCCTTGGTCTCTCTCCCCGCAGCCGGGCGCCCACCGCCCCCTGGCccgggcccagccccagccccgcgCCCTAGACGAGGGACTCGCTGACCGTAACCGAGTCCGAGTCCTGGCTGTGCATGGAGCTCAGCCCAGTATCCGAGTCCTCATCCTCGCGGTCACCTTCCTTGGCCGGGGCCTGCTCCGAGGCCTGCTCTGACGCCTGCTCTGACGCCTGCTCCGACGCCTGTTGGGGCCAGGGCTCGGGTCCGGGCTCGTCTCCCGGGTCGAGGGCGTGGAGGGCGTCCATCAGGTCGCGCAGTTCCCGCTCCTTGGCGTCCCGGCGGCGTCGGCTGCTGTCCAGTTGGGCGCGCACGGCCTGTAGGTCGGTGTTGAGCCGCAGGCCGATGTAGAGGCTGGCGCTCAGCTGCGTCTGCAGCCGGTCCTGTTCCAGGAGCAGCTGGTCCTCGAAGGGGTCCCCGCCGGCCCGGACAGGGGCACCGGCCTCCCGACGCTGCATCCACCGCCGGTTGAGCTCGTCCTGGAGGTCGGCGGCGAGGCGCTCCAACAGCTCCTCCTGCTCGGCCCTCCGCTCCTGCAGCCTCTGCAGCTCGGCCGCCCCCGGGCCCTCGGCCCCGGGCTCTGCCTCCGCCTCGGCCTCGACGCCCGTACCGTCCAGGTAGGTGTCCTGCACGTAGTTGGCGCCGTGACGCCGCACGCGGTCCCGGTGGACGCGGGCCTCGTAGCGGTCGATGTCGCGGTCCAGCTCCCGCAGGCGCTGGACCTGTTGGCGG
This genomic stretch from Tachyglossus aculeatus isolate mTacAcu1 chromosome 22, mTacAcu1.pri, whole genome shotgun sequence harbors:
- the RASSF10 gene encoding ras association domain-containing protein 10, translating into MEPDSRRISVWICQEEKLISGLSRRTTCSDVVRALLEDGGASGARKAGGGLLGGPPNSYCIVEKWRGFERILPGPTRLLRLWAAWGDERGNVRFVLVRSDASLPHAGPRSAQAKVVPSKDGPGPPGTPAAPAPRPGLALSQERQRRVVRKAFRKLARINRRRRRQGRDGDRTPAPSPCSSSSCTSSSSSSSGGSTARGPGAAASSGAAGERMETLVHLVLSQDHTLRQQVQRLRELDRDIDRYEARVHRDRVRRHGANYVQDTYLDGTGVEAEAEAEPGAEGPGAAELQRLQERRAEQEELLERLAADLQDELNRRWMQRREAGAPVRAGGDPFEDQLLLEQDRLQTQLSASLYIGLRLNTDLQAVRAQLDSSRRRRDAKERELRDLMDALHALDPGDEPGPEPWPQQASEQASEQASEQASEQAPAKEGDREDEDSDTGLSSMHSQDSDSVTVSESLV